The proteins below come from a single Nitrospira sp. genomic window:
- a CDS encoding paraquat-inducible protein A: protein MEPAEYCSTTSLIACEECDLLQRPIALPAGGWALCLGCNGPLYRYTPGSLDRALAFSLGAVVLFSIGVTSPIMELEIQGHMVSSSLYAAVQQLWNQDQQIFAVLVAATTMILPTLELTVMLSVLFVLRIRRASAWVPKLLRLLTLVRPWGMTEIFFMGVLVALVKLAHMADIVAGIALWSLGGMMLLLIAASRSFNLRHLWEQVSPQ from the coding sequence ATGGAACCTGCAGAATATTGCTCGACGACTAGCCTAATCGCCTGCGAGGAGTGCGACCTCCTCCAACGCCCGATCGCCCTTCCCGCCGGTGGATGGGCGCTCTGTCTAGGGTGTAACGGCCCCCTCTATCGATATACACCCGGCAGCCTCGACCGCGCACTCGCATTCTCGCTTGGCGCTGTGGTGCTGTTCTCCATCGGGGTTACATCTCCGATCATGGAGTTAGAAATACAAGGGCACATGGTCTCTTCGAGCCTGTATGCGGCGGTGCAACAACTCTGGAATCAGGACCAGCAGATATTTGCGGTGCTCGTCGCAGCCACAACCATGATACTACCGACCCTTGAACTGACAGTCATGCTCTCGGTGTTGTTTGTATTGCGAATACGACGTGCGTCTGCGTGGGTTCCCAAGCTGCTACGCCTGCTGACACTTGTGCGTCCGTGGGGCATGACCGAAATCTTTTTCATGGGGGTACTCGTGGCTCTCGTCAAGTTGGCACACATGGCCGATATCGTGGCCGGGATTGCTCTGTGGTCATTGGGGGGCATGATGCTCTTACTGATTGCTGCAAGTCGGTCGTTCAATCTCCGGCATTTATGGGAACAGGTGTCCCCGCAATGA
- a CDS encoding paraquat-inducible protein A, giving the protein MTPSLHTAKSLGLYACHTCGLVSRPVREGPSSCSRCGTVLRSRKSRSIERATAYLIAAYILYIPANVLPIMETHSVFGREENTIVSGIAYLWHAGSWVLALVVFIASIVVPVLKLLAMTLLLITAHYQSAWRPLERAKLYRLVELVGRWSMLDVYVVAVLAALVQFHPLATVTPRSGAVYFGAVVILSMLSAMAFDPRLIWDPAHKESSTHA; this is encoded by the coding sequence ATGACCCCCTCCCTGCACACGGCGAAATCACTTGGACTCTACGCCTGCCATACCTGTGGCCTTGTTTCGCGACCAGTCCGAGAGGGACCATCGTCGTGTAGTCGGTGCGGCACTGTACTCCGTTCCCGTAAATCGAGGAGTATCGAACGTGCGACCGCCTACCTAATAGCCGCCTATATTCTCTATATCCCTGCCAACGTGCTCCCGATCATGGAAACTCATTCCGTGTTCGGCAGAGAGGAAAACACGATCGTGAGTGGAATCGCCTATCTCTGGCATGCTGGTTCGTGGGTGCTGGCTCTCGTTGTGTTCATTGCCAGTATCGTCGTGCCTGTGTTGAAACTCCTGGCAATGACCCTTCTCCTGATTACCGCCCATTACCAATCTGCCTGGCGGCCGCTCGAACGGGCGAAACTGTATCGACTCGTCGAACTGGTCGGACGCTGGTCCATGCTCGACGTCTATGTCGTCGCGGTTTTGGCTGCGTTGGTACAATTTCATCCGCTCGCAACAGTGACACCTCGCAGTGGCGCTGTGTACTTTGGAGCCGTGGTAATACTCAGTATGCTCTCCGCTATGGCCTTTGATCCCCGACTGATCTGGGATCCGGCTCACAAGGAGTCTTCAACCCATGCATGA